Proteins from a genomic interval of Staphylococcus debuckii:
- a CDS encoding BCCT family transporter has protein sequence MDWTTFYGTVIVLLIAVVPMMAFPKASQKVITDINESISNSIGAVYLTLGLVILGFVLYIAFGKYGNVTLGKASDRPEFGNFSWASMLFCAGIGSDILYWGVIEWAYYYQVPPHGAKGMTDHALEYATMYGMFHWGPIAWAIYVLPALPIGYLVFVKKKPVYKISQACRPILKGQTDKLPGKIVDILFIFGLLGGAATSLALGVPMISAGIEKLTGLDGSNMVLRSIILLTITVVFAVSSYTGLKKGIQRLSDVNVWLSFLLLGFVFVVGPTVFIMNTTVTSFGNMLKNFFEMATWLEPFGGIDGRKLTHFPQQWTIFYWSWWIVYAPFIGLFIARISKGRTLKEVILGTIVYGTLGCVLFFGIFGNYAVYLQITHQFNVVEFLNTHGTESAIIEVMHQLPFGNIVVVLFLISAFLFLATTFDSGSYILAAASQKKVLDEPLRANRLFWAFALCLLPFSLMLVGGQRALEVLKTASILASVPLIVIFVFMMISFIITLSRDRIKLELRAERLKKAEQRVLNMHEIAENRDNDTPLK, from the coding sequence ATGGACTGGACGACCTTTTATGGAACGGTTATCGTGCTGCTCATTGCGGTAGTTCCGATGATGGCCTTTCCGAAAGCGAGTCAAAAAGTCATTACAGACATTAACGAGTCGATTTCGAATTCGATTGGCGCTGTTTATCTGACGTTGGGCCTCGTAATTTTAGGCTTCGTGCTTTACATTGCATTCGGTAAATATGGAAATGTGACTTTAGGTAAAGCGAGTGACCGTCCGGAGTTCGGTAATTTCAGCTGGGCTTCGATGCTGTTTTGTGCGGGTATCGGTTCTGATATTTTGTATTGGGGCGTCATTGAATGGGCGTATTATTATCAAGTTCCGCCGCATGGAGCGAAAGGTATGACCGACCACGCGTTGGAATATGCCACAATGTACGGTATGTTCCATTGGGGACCTATTGCGTGGGCGATTTATGTGTTGCCGGCATTGCCGATCGGTTATTTAGTCTTCGTGAAGAAGAAACCGGTTTATAAGATCAGCCAAGCATGCCGTCCGATTTTGAAAGGACAAACGGATAAATTGCCTGGTAAGATTGTCGACATTCTGTTTATCTTCGGATTGCTCGGCGGTGCAGCGACTTCATTAGCTTTAGGTGTGCCGATGATTTCTGCTGGTATTGAGAAGTTAACAGGATTGGACGGCAGTAATATGGTACTACGTTCGATTATTTTGTTAACGATTACAGTAGTGTTTGCGGTCAGTTCTTATACTGGCTTGAAAAAAGGAATCCAACGTTTGAGTGACGTCAATGTTTGGTTGTCATTCTTACTATTAGGTTTCGTGTTTGTAGTAGGACCGACTGTCTTTATCATGAATACGACGGTAACGAGTTTCGGTAACATGTTGAAAAACTTCTTTGAAATGGCCACTTGGCTGGAACCGTTCGGCGGTATTGATGGGCGTAAGCTGACACACTTCCCGCAACAATGGACAATATTCTATTGGTCATGGTGGATTGTGTACGCACCATTTATTGGACTATTCATTGCGCGTATCTCTAAAGGCCGTACGTTGAAAGAAGTTATCTTGGGTACGATTGTGTACGGAACATTAGGTTGTGTTCTATTCTTTGGTATCTTTGGTAACTATGCAGTTTATTTACAAATCACACATCAATTTAATGTAGTAGAATTCTTAAATACACATGGTACTGAATCAGCAATTATTGAAGTTATGCATCAATTGCCATTCGGTAACATCGTAGTGGTCTTGTTCTTAATTTCCGCTTTCTTATTCTTGGCCACAACATTCGATTCAGGCTCATACATTTTAGCAGCCGCTTCTCAAAAGAAAGTGTTAGACGAACCATTGCGTGCCAACCGTCTATTCTGGGCGTTCGCACTTTGCTTGCTGCCTTTCTCATTAATGCTTGTAGGCGGACAACGCGCGCTCGAAGTTTTAAAGACGGCGTCGATACTGGCTTCTGTGCCATTAATCGTCATATTCGTCTTTATGATGATATCCTTTATCATCACCTTGTCGCGAGATCGGATTAAGCTTGAATTAAGGGCTGAACGACTGAAAAAAGCAGAGCAGCGGGTGTTGAATATGCATGAAATCGCTGAAAATAGAGATAATGACACACCGCTGAAATAA